One segment of Salvelinus alpinus chromosome 1, SLU_Salpinus.1, whole genome shotgun sequence DNA contains the following:
- the LOC139530387 gene encoding interferon regulatory factor 2-binding protein 1-like, translated as MSSASQASSRRQWCYLCDLPKMPWAMLWEFSEAVCRGCVNYDGADRIELLIETARQLKSSHGVLDGRSPGPQQGKPSSSGPMEGGRQHAERLERGRGEYGVSPRLPNGLHRAEDVSMSEGSRQSPNTRRAMAGAAPALHGTIPHALIAQGLVGAPHGLLAPVSGTRAGGQQMAGSSGHIMGGDGRRQVMSAMSLGAGASTLVGLEAGWRNGEVMAELAESARSRAEGWPNRPRAVRDVLVTLCGCAPFSVRFRKDHNLVGRILAFEAGTGSEFELKVFVEYPSGSGIVFSGIPELVRQMFRDSNKDAGKAVNSGLRYVEYERRQGAGDWRALTELLSDGVRSFKEPPMPEILPQPYTDAGMPMAPAGRSAPTKGAARRRKASPSSENGESDGRPMGDHSAREPWSRGAYPGMEPLGSGMANPQDGLPRSHSQPSPISALMGVADSLSSSQMSRDGPGMSSAHSSAVGRPTSSSPSSASTAVSQADMGQGAQGGASTTSAGDSGSGALLCCTLCRERLEDTHFVQCPSVPHHKFCFPCTRGSIRSQGPGGEVYCPSGERCPLAGSTVPWAFMQGEISTILAGDGDVTVKKENDP; from the coding sequence ATGTCCTCCGCCTCGCAGGCATCCTCTAGACGGCAATGGTGCTACCTCTGCGATCTGCCCAAGATGCCCTGGGCCATGCTCTGGGAATTCAGCGAAGCTGTTTGCAGGGGATGCGTGAACTACGACGGGGCGGACAGAATCGAGCTCCTAATTGAGACGGCCAGGCAGTTGAAGAGCAGCCACGGTGTTTTGGACGGAAGGTCCCCGGGCCCTCAGCAAGGCAAACCCAGCTCAAGTGGACcgatggaaggagggaggcagCATGCAGAACGTTTagaaagggggaggggagagtatGGCGTTTCCCCCCGCCTCCCCAATGGTCTGCACAGAGCTGAAGATGTGAGTATGTCAGAGGGGAGCAGACAGAGCCCCAACACTAGAAGGGCTATGGCTGGGGCCGCACCTGCTCTACATGGGACCATACCTCATGCTTTGATAGCCCAGGGGTTAGTGGGGGCCCCTCACGGCTTGTTGGCCCCCGTTTCAGGCACCAGAGCTGGGGGCCAGCAGATGGCTGGTTCCTCTGGCCATATAATGGGTGGTGATGGAAGGCGCCAGGTAATGTCAGCCATGTCGCTGGGGGCTGGTGCCTCCACTCTTGTGGGTCTGGAGGCAGGCTGGAGGAATGGTGAGGTCATGGCTGAGCTGGCAGAGAGCGCCAGGAGCCGGGCAGAGGGCTGGCCCAACCGCCCCAGAGCGGTACGAGATGTCCTGGTGACCCTCTGCGGCTGTGCCCCCTTCAGTGTGCGCTTCAGGAAAGACCACAACCTGGTGGGGCGCATTCTCGCTTTCGAAGCCGGGACCGGGTCTGAGTTTGAGCTGAAGGTGTTTGTGGAATACCCCAGCGGCTCTGGAATAGTCTTCTCTGGCATCCCGGAGCTTGTCAGGCAGATGTTTCGTGACTCAAACAAAGACGCGGGCAAAGCGGTGAACTCTGGGCTGCGTTACGTGGAATATGAGAGGCGGCAGGGTGCCGGGGACTGGCGTGCGCTCACGGAGCTCCTTAGTGACGGTGTACGCTCGTTTAAGGAGCCACCAATGCCCGAGATCCTCCCACAGCCGTACACGGATGCCGGCATGCCCATGGCGCCCGCCGGCCGCTCTGCACCTACCAAGGGTGCTGCACGGAGACGCAAAGCATCACCGAGCTCTGAAAACGGAGAGAGTGATGGAAGACCCATGGGGGATCACTCAGCCAGAGAGCCCTGGTCTCGAGGTGCCTATCCAGGCATGGAGCCCCTAGGCTCAGGCATGGCCAACCCCCAGGACGGCCTTCCCCGCTCACACAGCCAGCCCTCGCCCATCTCAGCGCTCATGGGAGTGGCCGACAGCCTAAGCTCAAGCCAGATGTCCCGAGACGGCCCCGGCATGTCCTCAGCCCATTCCTCCGCAGTTGGCCGCCCAACCAGCAGCAGTCCCTCCTCTGCCTCCACCGCAGTCTCCCAGGCAGATATGGGCCAGGGTGCCCAAGGGGGGGCGAGCACTACCAGCGCTGGGGATTCCGGGAGCGGCGCCCTGCTTTGCTGCACCCTCTGCCGAGAGCGCCTGGAAGACACTCACTTTGTCCAGTGTCCTTCTGTCCCGCACCACAAGTTCTGCTTCCCATGCACGCGTGGCTCCATCCGCAGTCAGGGCCCTGGAGGAGAGGTATACTGCCCCAGCGGCGAGCGTTGTCCCCTGGCCGGATCCACCGTGCCCTGGGCTTTCATGCAGGGAGAGATCTCCACCATCCTGGCCGGAGACGGCGACGTGACGGTGAAGAAGGAGAACGACCCCTGA
- the LOC139530395 gene encoding calcium uptake protein 2, mitochondrial-like, with product MYWMPTAIIRHRRRRYLRRSLRKMASFGRVAGVLRNFWRRPWSYRTLHSALGPGILGSVVGSGLVYYHFEPSKRFLPFTVHAEEEKVLPVSQMSARRMRFNQFASMMYDEELYMTPRDFLFSIMLENVDRKLQNKALTKKEVDKMLDAASRAKAGNSLFRNFGDNGLISYTEYLFLLTILTKPHTGFHIAFKMLDIDGNEHVDRKEFLKLKKIIGKRKDKVPMEGATDVKPVVEGDGVNTTLQAFFFGRNGKNKLQYNVFCRFMEDLQAEVQEMEFLQFSKGMDTMRREDFAEWLLHYTNEEANEAYWENMRKRIPAGQSITFDEFKAFCLFTNNLEDFAFSVKMISEANRPIGMVQFKRAVKIATGHDLSENVLDTVFKIFDLDGDNCLSHKEFIGVMEDRVLRGLKVQPQRGIIDYWKCVKRETLKGAQEALRDTGSPF from the exons atgtattggatgccaaccgccattATACGTCATCGAAGAAGAAGGTACCTAAGAAGAAGTTTACGGAAAATGGCCAGCTTTGGTAGGGTTGCTGGAGTTTTGAGAAACTTTTGGAGGAGACCTTGGTCATACAGAACGCTGCATAGTGCCCTGGGACCTGGCATTTTGGGGTCTGTCGTTGGAAGCGGGCTGGTATATTATCACTTTGAGCCGAGCAAGAGGTTTTTGCCCTTCACCGTCCATGCCGAGGAGGAAAAG GTGCTTCCAGTATCCCAGATGTCTGCCAGACGGATGCGCTTCAACCAGTTTGCCTCAATGATGTATGATGAGGAGCTCTACATGACACCAAGGGATTTCCTCTTCTCAATCATGCTGGAGAATGTTGACC GTAAATTGCAAAATAAAGCTCTAACCAAAAAG GAGGTGGATAAGATGCTGGATGCTGCCTCACGGGCCAAGGCAGGCAACAGTCTGTTCAGAAACTTTGGAGACAATG GTCTGATATCCTACACAGAGTACCTGTTCCTGTTGACTATTCTGACCA AGCCACACACAGGATTTCATATAGCTTTCAAAATGCTTGATATTGATGGCAATGAGCATGTGGACAGAAAGGAGTTTCTCAAG CTCAAGAAAATCATTGGGAAAAGAAAAGATAAAGTGCCCATGGAAGGTGCCACAGATGTG AAACCAGTCGTAGAGGGGGATGGTGTGAACACTACACTGCAGGCATTCTTCTTTGGCAGGAATGGCAAAAACAAGCTTCAGTACAATGTATTCTGCAg GTTCATGGAGGACCTGCAGGCGGAGGTGCAGGAGATGGAGTTCCTGCAGTTTTCCAAGGGCATGGACACCATGCGGCGGGAGGACTTTGCAGAGTGGCTGCTGCACTACACCAATGAGGAAGCCAACGAGGCCTACTGGGAGAACATGAGGAAGAGGATCCCCGCTGGTCAG AGCATCACATTTGATGAGTTCAAAGCGTTTTGCCTATTCACCAACAACCTGGAGGACTTTGCCTTCTCTGTGAAAATGATAAGTGAAGCCAACCGACCTATTGGAATGG TCCAATTTAAGCGAGCTGTGAAGATCGCCACGGGGCACGACCTCTCGGAGAACGTGCTGGACACTGTGTTCAAGATCTTTGACCTGGACGGCGATAACTGCCTGAGCCACAAGGAGTTTATCGGAGTGATGGAGGACCGAGTACTACGTGGCTTGAAG GTGCAGCCCCAGCGTGGCATCATAGATTATTGGAAGTGTGTGAAGAGGGAGACACTGAAAGGGGCCCAAGAGGCCCTCCGGGACACAGGAAGCCCTTTCTGA